In a single window of the Campylobacter hyointestinalis subsp. lawsonii genome:
- the tmk gene encoding dTMP kinase, which yields MLITFEGIDGVGKSTQISLLKEFKPNAIITKEPGGTEFGSWVREFLLKNASKICNKAEILLFLADRAEHYEKVIKPNYGNLVLSDRGFISGIAYAMANDDNLDISELLNLNKFALNEDLGDKFIFLKANEELIKNRLFTRGNSDDIEKRGVEYLMRVQGFMSIIFADLKFNVLEIDAGLSVSQIQEEIRKFI from the coding sequence ATGTTAATAACATTTGAAGGTATCGACGGTGTCGGAAAATCTACTCAAATTTCTCTTTTAAAGGAATTTAAACCTAATGCCATTATCACAAAAGAGCCTGGCGGAACTGAGTTTGGTTCTTGGGTAAGGGAATTTTTACTTAAAAATGCTAGTAAAATTTGCAATAAAGCTGAAATTTTACTATTTTTAGCAGATCGTGCCGAACATTACGAAAAAGTTATTAAGCCAAATTACGGAAATTTGGTTTTAAGTGACAGAGGATTTATATCCGGAATAGCTTATGCTATGGCAAATGACGATAATCTTGATATAAGCGAACTTTTAAATTTAAATAAATTTGCATTAAACGAAGATCTAGGGGATAAATTTATCTTTTTAAAAGCAAATGAAGAGCTTATCAAAAATAGACTTTTTACGCGTGGAAATAGTGATGATATCGAAAAACGAGGCGTTGAATATTTAATGAGAGTTCAAGGATTTATGAGTATAATATTCGCCGACTTAAAATTTAATGTTTTAGAGATAGACGCAGGGCTTAGCGTAAGTCAAATACAAGAAGAGATAAGGAAATTTATATGA
- the coaD gene encoding pantetheine-phosphate adenylyltransferase, giving the protein MNKSCIYPGTFDPITNGHMDVIKRACKVFDKVIVAVALNESKTPYFCYDKRLHLAKIATSSIANVEVMGFDNLLVDFAKSNGINTVVRGLRAVSDFEYELQIGYANASLWSEFETIYFMPSLKNAFISSSIVRSVLTHGGDITNLVPKTVLDNIKGEKC; this is encoded by the coding sequence ATGAATAAATCTTGTATATATCCAGGGACTTTTGATCCTATCACAAACGGACATATGGACGTCATCAAGCGAGCTTGTAAAGTTTTTGACAAAGTCATAGTAGCAGTTGCACTAAATGAGAGTAAAACGCCCTATTTTTGTTATGATAAAAGATTGCATTTGGCAAAAATAGCGACTAGCTCCATAGCAAACGTAGAAGTCATGGGCTTTGATAACTTGCTTGTTGATTTTGCAAAATCAAATGGTATAAATACCGTAGTTAGGGGTCTTCGTGCAGTAAGCGACTTTGAGTATGAGCTACAAATAGGCTATGCAAACGCTTCTTTATGGAGTGAGTTTGAAACTATATATTTTATGCCGAGCCTTAAAAACGCATTTATATCAAGCTCCATAGTTCGCTCAGTTCTTACGCATGGTGGCGATATAACAAATTTAGTTCCAAAAACTGTTTTAGACAATATAAAAGGTGAAAAATGTTAA
- the flgA gene encoding flagellar basal body P-ring formation chaperone FlgA: MHDIIKDKIQKEIPNITINSLSILKPNSIPEDFDKYILTDVVLLSMRNEDGNVKAIYKMPNNLNRSIFFKFKIDATVSVFVSLIDMDKDHILNLNDYKSVQVSLKDFDKDAILNIPKAKLITKTRIKRDKVLTNRQFKTLSDIKRGDTINAIIVDGGLKVEIQVKALEDANIGEIIKVKSDNNQIFKAIIVEKNRAIIR; the protein is encoded by the coding sequence TTGCATGATATTATAAAAGATAAAATTCAAAAAGAAATTCCAAATATCACTATAAATTCGTTATCCATACTAAAGCCAAACTCCATTCCAGAAGACTTTGATAAGTACATTCTTACAGACGTAGTTTTGCTATCTATGAGAAATGAAGACGGAAATGTCAAAGCGATATATAAAATGCCAAATAATCTAAACAGAAGTATATTTTTTAAATTTAAAATAGATGCTACAGTAAGTGTTTTTGTCTCGCTTATAGATATGGATAAGGATCATATTTTAAATTTAAATGATTATAAAAGTGTGCAAGTTAGCTTAAAAGATTTTGATAAAGATGCTATTTTGAATATTCCAAAGGCAAAACTCATCACAAAAACACGTATAAAAAGAGATAAAGTTCTAACAAATAGGCAGTTCAAAACTCTAAGCGATATAAAAAGAGGAGATACGATAAATGCCATTATAGTAGATGGCGGACTAAAAGTAGAAATTCAAGTAAAAGCACTTGAAGATGCAAATATCGGTGAAATAATCAAGGTAAAAAGCGATAATAATCAAATTTTTAAAGCAATCATAGTAGAAAAAAATAGAGCAATCATAAGGTAA
- a CDS encoding molybdopterin molybdotransferase MoeA → MLVDEALNVINSIKALDCCEIISLEKAIDKILFEDIYAKKALPCFDNAALDGYAINYDDRNSPLNIKGTIFAGDKAKYEIDKNECYKIMTGAIFPKGANSIVMLEDEKFDEQGRLLVPSNLKQDNARRIKGEEVSVGDILLKANDRLDSAKIMLLASQGISYVKVYARPKIAVFSSGDEINEPWEFCDERSIYNANASGIMALLQSNGFKSEYKGILKDDKDILKTQINLHANYDAIITSGGASKGEADFMREVLLELGFEEMFDSLDIRPAKPTKLYKKGSQIVLLLPGNPMSCFVACFLAGIPALKKLSGQANFSHETFFAKFKGDITMKNSRANIVIGHYENGEFTPINDNKFSPAMIKPLAMSNAIYLSKIGESGISNENIIKILKLS, encoded by the coding sequence TTGTTAGTAGATGAAGCGTTAAATGTGATAAATTCCATAAAAGCACTAGATTGCTGCGAAATCATCAGCTTAGAAAAAGCAATAGACAAGATCTTGTTTGAAGATATTTATGCTAAAAAAGCATTGCCCTGCTTTGATAACGCAGCACTTGATGGTTACGCTATAAATTACGATGATAGAAATTCGCCTCTAAATATAAAAGGAACTATATTTGCAGGAGATAAAGCCAAATACGAAATAGATAAAAACGAATGTTATAAGATAATGACCGGAGCTATTTTTCCTAAAGGAGCAAACAGCATAGTTATGTTAGAAGATGAAAAATTTGATGAGCAAGGAAGACTTTTAGTGCCTTCAAATTTAAAACAAGACAACGCAAGACGCATAAAAGGTGAAGAAGTGAGCGTAGGCGATATCTTACTTAAAGCAAATGACCGCTTAGACTCTGCTAAAATAATGCTCTTAGCGTCTCAAGGTATAAGCTACGTAAAAGTATATGCTAGACCTAAAATCGCCGTTTTTAGTAGTGGAGATGAGATAAATGAGCCTTGGGAGTTTTGTGATGAAAGATCCATATATAACGCAAACGCTTCTGGGATAATGGCGCTTTTACAAAGTAATGGTTTTAAAAGCGAGTATAAAGGCATCTTAAAAGATGATAAAGATATTTTAAAAACTCAAATAAACCTGCATGCTAATTATGATGCGATTATCACAAGTGGCGGCGCTAGTAAAGGCGAAGCCGATTTTATGCGAGAAGTTTTACTTGAACTTGGCTTTGAAGAAATGTTTGATAGCCTAGATATCAGACCAGCAAAACCAACAAAACTATATAAAAAAGGCTCTCAGATAGTTTTGTTATTACCAGGAAATCCTATGTCGTGCTTTGTGGCTTGCTTTTTAGCCGGTATCCCTGCTCTTAAAAAATTAAGCGGACAGGCAAACTTCTCACACGAAACTTTTTTTGCTAAATTTAAAGGCGATATCACTATGAAAAATAGCCGTGCAAATATAGTCATCGGACACTATGAAAATGGAGAATTTACTCCTATAAATGATAATAAATTTAGCCCTGCTATGATAAAACCTCTTGCTATGTCAAATGCCATTTATCTCTCAAAAATAGGAGAATCAGGGATTTCAAACGAAAATATCATAAAAATCTTAAAGCTATCTTGA
- the murA gene encoding UDP-N-acetylglucosamine 1-carboxyvinyltransferase produces MDYLEIKGGNRLSGKVDISGAKNAALPLIAMSILGKNNTEFSNIPHVADTQTLVKLLVNLGANAKFNGSNLLIDTSTINSTKATYDIVRKMRASILVLGPLLARFGQCEVSLPGGCAIGARPIDLHLSALEKMGANIKIKDGYVVAKANGGLKGANIVFDKITVTGTENIVMAAALAKGKTTILNAAKEPEVAQVCQILNDSGIKIDGIGTSELIIHGNGGELLNLAKICVIPDRIEAGTYLCACAISGGEITLNGVEPSHLVSVLDKLSDMGVKFELEKNSIKVISNAKLAPVNIITTEFPGFPTDMQAQFMALAAVADGVSTIDERLFENRFMHASELSRMGADIKLNGHIATISGSSLNGADVMATDLRASSALVLAALRANGTTRVHRIYHLDRGYENLEKKLQNLGADIKRLSE; encoded by the coding sequence ATGGATTATTTAGAGATAAAAGGCGGAAATAGACTTAGTGGCAAAGTGGATATTAGCGGTGCAAAAAACGCAGCTTTACCACTCATTGCTATGAGTATTTTAGGTAAAAATAACACAGAGTTTTCAAATATTCCGCACGTTGCAGATACGCAGACTTTAGTAAAATTACTTGTAAATTTAGGTGCAAATGCTAAATTTAATGGCTCAAATTTACTTATAGATACATCGACTATAAATTCCACAAAAGCTACTTATGATATCGTGCGAAAAATGAGAGCTTCAATCTTAGTTTTAGGGCCACTTTTAGCGCGGTTTGGACAGTGTGAAGTTTCGCTTCCAGGAGGTTGTGCTATCGGAGCAAGACCTATAGATTTACATCTTAGCGCACTTGAAAAAATGGGTGCAAATATCAAGATAAAAGACGGATATGTCGTAGCAAAAGCTAATGGTGGATTAAAAGGCGCAAATATAGTTTTTGATAAAATAACAGTAACTGGAACTGAAAATATAGTCATGGCTGCAGCATTAGCTAAAGGTAAAACAACTATATTAAACGCAGCAAAAGAGCCCGAAGTCGCACAAGTCTGTCAAATTTTAAATGATAGCGGTATCAAGATAGATGGAATTGGCACGAGTGAGCTTATAATACACGGAAATGGCGGAGAGCTTTTAAATTTAGCTAAAATTTGCGTAATACCAGATCGTATTGAGGCTGGTACTTATCTTTGTGCTTGTGCTATAAGCGGCGGAGAGATAACGCTAAATGGCGTAGAGCCAAGCCACTTAGTTTCAGTCCTTGATAAACTTAGCGATATGGGCGTTAAATTTGAATTAGAAAAAAATAGCATAAAAGTCATATCTAATGCAAAATTAGCCCCGGTAAATATAATCACTACTGAATTTCCGGGATTTCCTACAGATATGCAAGCACAATTTATGGCTTTAGCCGCAGTCGCTGATGGCGTAAGTACCATAGATGAGCGGCTTTTTGAAAACAGATTTATGCACGCTAGCGAGCTTAGCAGAATGGGAGCTGATATAAAACTAAACGGGCATATCGCCACTATCAGCGGATCAAGCTTAAATGGAGCAGATGTTATGGCTACTGATCTAAGGGCTAGTTCGGCACTGGTTTTAGCTGCACTTAGAGCAAATGGAACCACTAGAGTTCATAGAATTTATCATTTAGATAGAGGATATGAAAACCTTGAGAAGAAGCTACAAAATCTCGGCGCAGATATAAAACGACTAAGCGAATAA
- a CDS encoding NlpC/P60 family protein, which translates to MLFKGVLTISALLFILSGCSTKSIDPKQNSYDNADSKYQKNDTTSGYNFNYNQDADGFYNINLSKYLNKKLGNDCSGFVSLVNEDSKSLYFDENIVNNFYDKNGRKSQAIFNLYKSQNKISYTDPKPGDLVFFNNTTSRTNKSKNKAITHLGIIDKVESNGTITFMHNINGKNIKSVMNLNHKNTHKLNGKKINAYIILKCQTPACLISNKFAGFGKVDKNVQID; encoded by the coding sequence ATGTTATTTAAAGGAGTTTTAACCATATCTGCTTTGTTGTTTATCTTAAGTGGTTGTTCTACAAAAAGCATAGATCCGAAACAAAACAGCTATGATAATGCAGACTCAAAATATCAAAAAAACGACACTACAAGCGGGTATAATTTTAATTATAATCAAGACGCTGATGGGTTTTACAATATAAATTTAAGTAAATATCTTAATAAAAAATTAGGAAATGATTGTTCTGGTTTTGTATCTTTAGTCAATGAAGATAGTAAATCTTTGTATTTTGATGAGAATATAGTAAATAATTTTTATGATAAAAATGGTAGAAAATCACAAGCCATTTTCAATCTTTATAAATCACAAAATAAAATTTCATACACAGATCCAAAACCAGGAGATTTAGTATTTTTCAACAATACTACTTCTAGGACTAATAAATCAAAAAATAAAGCCATAACGCATCTTGGCATTATAGATAAAGTAGAATCAAACGGCACCATAACTTTTATGCATAATATAAATGGTAAAAATATAAAAAGCGTTATGAATTTAAATCACAAAAATACGCATAAGCTAAATGGTAAAAAAATCAATGCATACATCATACTAAAATGTCAAACCCCAGCTTGCCTTATATCGAATAAATTCGCCGGATTTGGTAAAGTGGATAAAAACGTTCAAATAGACTAA
- a CDS encoding rhomboid family intramembrane serine protease, translating into MLTTPVLIAINCVVYFLEYYVYNSDVFGMYFGLNELFFLGAYWQLLTTMFLHGSLMHLLMNMAVLYQFGMILERYLGGFKFILLYIGGGIVTSLLSLSYLAFANVNLVGASGAICVLLGFMANLDRYNRKGLFIAVILMSFAPLLLGANIAWYAHIFGFGIGYLFGFLKVFR; encoded by the coding sequence TTGCTTACAACGCCGGTTCTTATAGCTATAAATTGTGTAGTGTATTTTTTAGAATATTACGTTTATAATAGCGACGTGTTTGGTATGTATTTTGGGCTAAATGAACTATTTTTTTTAGGTGCTTACTGGCAGCTTTTGACTACTATGTTTTTGCATGGATCGCTTATGCATCTACTTATGAATATGGCTGTACTTTATCAGTTTGGTATGATTTTAGAAAGATATCTTGGTGGTTTTAAATTTATACTACTTTATATAGGTGGCGGTATCGTTACTAGCTTGCTTAGCCTTAGTTATCTTGCTTTTGCAAACGTAAATTTAGTGGGTGCAAGCGGTGCGATATGCGTTCTTTTGGGTTTTATGGCAAATTTGGATAGATACAATAGAAAAGGACTTTTCATCGCAGTGATTTTGATGAGTTTCGCTCCGCTTTTACTAGGTGCGAATATAGCTTGGTATGCGCATATATTTGGATTTGGTATAGGCTATCTGTTTGGATTTTTAAAGGTTTTTAGATGA
- a CDS encoding ferritin-like domain-containing protein has translation MNFFEDIWKIQNDGNLESKFSGFERIFADFNSGCYDLNSTSKPNPLVAPSYALNCAVYEMKELKNHKNENKDAAFLHSIAHIEYSAIDIALDACYRFRNLPKEYYFDWLEVANDEIRHFKMINELLEKSGYKYGDFGVHNGLFIAMQKTQNSLIDRMAVLPRYMEANGLDANLFMMSKLRADSKKRYLLEVLEVIHAEEIDHVKKGDKWFKFASAKCGIDPNSWIDIVLKHYPNAFNTKRVLDKKHRLFAGFSESEITKISYLQKDK, from the coding sequence ATGAACTTTTTTGAAGACATTTGGAAAATTCAAAATGATGGGAATTTAGAAAGTAAATTTAGTGGATTTGAACGTATATTTGCAGATTTTAACTCTGGTTGTTACGATCTAAACTCAACTTCTAAGCCAAATCCTTTAGTGGCTCCTAGTTACGCACTAAACTGCGCCGTATATGAGATGAAAGAGTTAAAAAACCATAAAAACGAAAACAAAGACGCAGCTTTTTTACACTCTATAGCACATATTGAGTACAGCGCAATAGATATAGCTCTTGATGCTTGCTATAGATTTAGAAATCTTCCAAAAGAGTATTATTTTGACTGGTTAGAAGTAGCAAATGATGAGATAAGGCATTTTAAGATGATAAATGAGCTTTTAGAAAAGTCAGGATATAAATATGGTGATTTTGGCGTACATAATGGGCTTTTTATAGCGATGCAAAAAACGCAAAACTCTCTCATAGATAGAATGGCGGTTTTACCAAGATATATGGAGGCAAACGGGCTGGATGCAAATTTGTTTATGATGAGTAAGCTTAGGGCTGATTCTAAAAAAAGATATCTTTTGGAGGTTTTAGAAGTGATACATGCCGAAGAGATAGATCACGTCAAAAAAGGCGATAAGTGGTTTAAATTTGCATCTGCAAAGTGTGGCATAGATCCAAATTCGTGGATAGATATAGTTTTAAAACATTATCCAAATGCATTTAACACAAAAAGAGTTTTAGATAAAAAACATAGGCTTTTTGCTGGTTTTAGCGAGTCTGAAATCACAAAAATTTCGTATCTACAAAAGGATAAATAG
- a CDS encoding SixA phosphatase family protein: MKNKTTKNGMSISQKSLKADVCINTSKAVATEQSISHFKTSESDIKTIYFIRHSKAKKEGNSDFDRDLSEKGKQNAEFMGKRLKKYKVLPDMIFASPAKRAIKSANLLARETKFKKDIIQVKALYNASLENMLEFINSINDKYNTIFIIGHNPSITQISELLSDSDIGNIPTGGIFCIKFDCCSFKDIKAHHGHAVFFDYPRKHL; encoded by the coding sequence GTGAAAAATAAAACTACAAAAAATGGTATGTCCATAAGCCAAAAGTCTTTAAAGGCTGATGTTTGTATAAATACTAGCAAAGCAGTAGCAACAGAACAATCCATAAGCCATTTTAAAACAAGTGAATCTGACATTAAAACTATATATTTTATAAGACATTCAAAGGCTAAAAAAGAAGGGAATAGTGACTTTGATAGAGACCTATCTGAAAAAGGCAAACAAAATGCTGAATTTATGGGTAAAAGATTAAAAAAATATAAAGTACTTCCAGATATGATATTTGCCTCTCCTGCAAAACGCGCCATAAAAAGTGCAAATTTACTAGCACGTGAGACTAAATTTAAAAAAGATATAATCCAAGTCAAAGCTCTGTATAATGCAAGTTTGGAAAATATGCTTGAGTTCATAAACTCTATTAATGATAAATATAATACTATTTTTATTATAGGTCACAATCCTAGTATAACGCAGATCTCAGAGCTTTTAAGCGATTCTGATATCGGAAATATACCTACTGGCGGGATATTTTGCATAAAATTTGATTGTTGTAGTTTTAAAGATATAAAAGCGCATCACGGACATGCTGTATTTTTTGACTATCCTAGAAAGCATCTTTGA
- a CDS encoding methylenetetrahydrofolate reductase, with protein sequence MLKDKIKENKPGILLYGITPPKINLSKDEAYQIAKKQLERLENTGIDGLVIYDLQDESSRNNKKRTFEFCGTIKPEIYHKEFLKLSYPAVIYKAVGNYTKEEFANFLNTYNNDMLSVFVGASSKNDLLKFNLNEAYQLKKEQGRNVTVGGICIPERHEKKGDEDLRVASKIVKGCEFFITQAVYNIENAKRFLDDYANLGIKKVPIIFTFTPCGSPKTLEFMRWLGISVSKQFEDRLFESDDPLSASVELSLDMFEFLYKYGRAKGVSVGANVESISTRKVEIEASINLLCGIKNIIQNEKECNLEELIQSASKFYE encoded by the coding sequence AATTTAAGCAAAGATGAAGCTTATCAAATAGCCAAAAAACAACTAGAAAGACTAGAAAACACCGGCATAGACGGACTTGTGATATATGACTTACAAGATGAAAGTTCGCGAAATAATAAGAAGCGTACATTTGAGTTTTGCGGAACTATCAAGCCTGAGATTTACCATAAAGAGTTTTTAAAACTATCATATCCAGCAGTCATCTATAAAGCTGTAGGAAACTACACAAAAGAAGAATTTGCTAACTTTTTAAATACCTATAATAATGATATGTTATCCGTTTTTGTAGGAGCAAGCTCAAAGAATGACTTGCTTAAATTTAATCTAAATGAAGCCTATCAACTAAAAAAAGAGCAGGGCAGAAACGTAACAGTAGGCGGGATCTGCATACCTGAAAGGCATGAAAAAAAAGGCGATGAAGACCTAAGAGTGGCTTCAAAAATCGTCAAAGGATGTGAATTTTTTATCACTCAAGCAGTTTATAACATAGAAAATGCAAAACGGTTTTTAGACGACTACGCAAATTTAGGAATAAAAAAAGTCCCTATAATATTTACATTTACGCCTTGCGGTAGCCCTAAAACGCTTGAATTTATGAGATGGCTTGGTATTTCAGTGTCTAAACAGTTTGAAGATAGACTATTTGAAAGCGACGATCCACTTAGTGCTTCTGTTGAACTAAGCCTTGATATGTTTGAGTTTTTATATAAATATGGACGTGCAAAAGGTGTAAGCGTTGGGGCTAATGTAGAGAGCATATCCACAAGAAAAGTAGAAATAGAAGCTTCTATAAATCTACTTTGCGGTATAAAAAATATCATACAAAATGAAAAAGAGTGCAATCTAGAAGAACTCATACAAAGCGCATCTAAATTTTACGAATAA